One segment of Fusarium oxysporum f. sp. lycopersici 4287 chromosome 7, whole genome shotgun sequence DNA contains the following:
- a CDS encoding chitinase: protein MRVSTLLGLSVYAVAEASCSRNIIYYDQWHTNDLPPKDVTHSVTHVMMSFANSSLFTTEPSGKYEPFQPLKQVRALFDHDIKVCLAIGGWGDNAGFDAGLKTDRSRERFARNVASTLDRLGYDCVDIDMEYPGGNGADYKQVVNSKKTYEIQAFPKLLKEIKKFIGSKELSIAVPGLERDMIAYVPSETPLIEKSVDFVNVMTYDLMNRRDSYTTHHVSVKGAARAIDKYLSLGFPAHKLVLGIPFYAKWFTTKQGYKCTNPIGCPTELLENPKDGSDTGKSGSMTFEAANFVSAPTNLTTTPDATCGAGTFFKCATGGCCAASGWCGDTAAHCGTGCQSAYGHCDGIDLSASFHEALDKGKTDKVNGGQWYWDAPNRIFWSWDTPELIAEKINLLAKTRGVKSVMAWALALDSHDWSHLKAMQQGFDRVNA from the exons ATGCGTGTTTCTACCCTCTTGGGCCTGAGCGTCTACGCCGTCGCTGAGGCGAGCTGTTCGCGCAACATCATTTACTATGATCAGTGGCACACCAATGATCTCCCCCCGAAGGACGTCACGCACAGCGTCACCCACGTCATGATGTCCTTTGCCAACTCTTCGCTCTTCACTACTGAGCCTTCTGGCAAGTACGAGCCTTTCCAGCCTCTCAAGCAGGTTCGCGCTCTTTTCGACCATGACATCAAGGTCTGTCTTGCTATTGGTGGTTGGGGCGACAATGCTGGTTTCGACGCGGGTCTCAAGACCGATCGCAGCCGGGAGAGGTTCGCTCGCAACGTTGCTTCTACTCTTGATAGACTCGGTTACGACTGTGTTG ACATCGACATGGAGTATCCCGGTGGTAACGGCGCCGACTACAAGCAGGTCGTCAACTCCAAGAAGACCTACGAGATCCAGGCCTTCcccaagctcctcaaggagatcaagaagttCATCGGCTCAAAGGAGCTCTCCATCGCTGTCCCTGGTCTTGAGCGTGACATGATCGCCTACGTCCCCAGCGAGACCCCTCTCATCGAGAAGTCCGTCGACTTTGTCAAC GTCATGACCTACGATCTCATGAACCGCCGTGATTCCTACACCACCCACCACGTCTCTGTCAAGGGTGCTGCCCGTGCCATCGACAAGTATCTCTCCCTCGGCTTCCCCGCTCACAAGCTCGTCCTCGGCATTCCCTTCTACGCCAAGTGGTTCACCACCAAGCAGGGCTACAAGTGCACCAACCCCATCGGCTGCCCTACTGAGCTCCTCGAGAACCCCAAGGATGGTAGCGACActggcaagtctggctccATGACCTTTGAGGCTGCCAACTTTGTCTCTGCCCCTACCAACTTGACTACTACTCCCGATGCTACCTGCGGTGCTGGTACTTTCTTCAAGTGCGCTACTGGAGGTTGCTGTGCCGCTTCCGGCTGGTG TGGTGATACCGCTGCTCACTGCGGTACTGGCTGCCAGTCCGCCTACGGCCACTGTGACGGCATTGATCTGTCCGCCTCATTCCACGAGGCTCTcgacaagggcaagactgACAAGGTCAACGGAGGACAGTGGTACTGGGATGCCCCCAACCGCATCTTCTGGTCTTGGGACACTCCCGAGCTCATCgctgagaagatcaaccTTCTTGCCAAGACCCGCGGTGTCAAGAGTGTCATGGCCTGGGCTCTTGCTCTTGACAGCCATGACTGGAGCCACCTCAAGGCTATGCAGCAGGGCTTCGACCGTGTTAACGCTTAG